A single Xylanimonas cellulosilytica DSM 15894 DNA region contains:
- a CDS encoding heme oxygenase (biliverdin-producing): MTVAPVAPPLLSALLREGTRTEHQEAESQGFVTRLLAGELSVAAYASLAAQQHTIYTALEEASAQIASDARGGALVFAELTRVPAIERDLEHLYGPEWRDAAAPLPSTARYAARLREAGAGLPEYAAHAYTRYLGDLSGGQVIKRMMQRHYGMGAAGLEFYEFPEIPKAKPFKDVYRERLDGLGLDDTETSRAVAEAQRAFQLNRAMFAELGALHP; encoded by the coding sequence GTGACCGTGGCACCCGTCGCACCCCCGCTCCTGTCCGCCCTGCTGCGCGAGGGCACCCGCACCGAGCACCAGGAAGCGGAGTCCCAGGGCTTCGTGACCCGGCTCCTGGCCGGCGAGCTGAGCGTCGCCGCCTACGCGAGCCTCGCCGCGCAGCAGCACACGATCTACACCGCGCTGGAGGAGGCGAGCGCCCAGATCGCCTCGGATGCACGCGGTGGAGCGCTCGTCTTCGCCGAGCTGACCCGCGTCCCGGCCATCGAGCGGGACCTGGAGCACCTGTACGGTCCCGAATGGCGAGACGCTGCCGCTCCCCTGCCGAGCACCGCGCGGTACGCGGCTCGCCTGCGGGAAGCGGGGGCCGGCCTGCCCGAGTACGCGGCGCACGCCTACACGCGCTACCTCGGCGATCTCTCGGGCGGGCAGGTCATCAAGCGCATGATGCAGCGCCACTACGGGATGGGCGCCGCCGGCCTGGAGTTCTACGAGTTCCCCGAGATCCCCAAGGCAAAGCCGTTCAAGGACGTCTACCGCGAGCGCCTCGACGGCCTCGGGCTCGACGACACGGAGACCTCCCGCGCCGTGGCCGAGGCGCAGCGAGCGTTCCAGCTCAACCGCGCGATGTTCGCCGAGCTGGGCGCGCTGCACCCCTGA
- a CDS encoding heme ABC transporter ATP-binding protein, translated as MSRALLSVSAATVRAGESTLLDGVDLDVRAGEVLAVVGPNGAGKSTLLSVVAGDRVPDAGTVTWTGTPLAAVRAAELARLRGVLLQENHVSFPFRVVDVVRMGRAPWRGTPAQDRDEQVVAGALDAADVTHLAARSYPTLSGGEKARASLARVLAQEPTLLLLDEPTAALDVRHQEHVLAQARTHSRAGDAVVVVLHDLALAAAWADRVLVLERGRAAGLGTPDQVLTSELLTRVYGHPIDVVPHPVTGGPLVLPRRGVEPTDAAVAPVAPAAAPAVEETAEEVAQEAEVVA; from the coding sequence ATGAGCCGGGCCCTGCTCAGCGTGAGCGCCGCCACCGTCCGCGCAGGCGAGAGCACGCTGCTCGACGGCGTCGACCTCGACGTGCGGGCCGGTGAGGTGCTGGCCGTCGTCGGCCCGAACGGCGCCGGCAAGTCCACGCTGCTGTCCGTCGTCGCCGGGGACCGCGTGCCCGACGCTGGCACGGTGACGTGGACGGGCACCCCGCTCGCCGCGGTCCGCGCCGCCGAGCTCGCGCGCCTGCGCGGCGTGCTGCTGCAGGAGAACCACGTCAGCTTCCCGTTCCGCGTCGTCGACGTCGTCCGCATGGGGCGCGCGCCGTGGCGTGGCACGCCCGCGCAGGACCGCGACGAGCAGGTGGTCGCGGGGGCCCTCGATGCGGCGGACGTCACCCACCTGGCCGCGCGCTCGTACCCGACCCTGTCCGGCGGGGAGAAGGCGCGCGCCTCGCTCGCCCGCGTCCTCGCCCAGGAGCCCACCCTCCTGCTGCTCGACGAACCCACCGCGGCCCTCGACGTGCGCCATCAGGAGCACGTGCTGGCCCAGGCCCGCACGCACTCCCGGGCCGGTGACGCCGTCGTCGTCGTCCTGCACGACCTCGCGCTCGCCGCGGCGTGGGCCGACCGGGTGCTCGTGCTCGAACGCGGTCGCGCCGCAGGGCTCGGCACGCCCGACCAGGTGCTGACGAGCGAGCTCCTGACGCGCGTGTACGGCCACCCGATCGACGTCGTGCCGCACCCGGTCACGGGCGGGCCGCTGGTGCTGCCCCGCCGCGGCGTCGAGCCGACGGACGCGGCGGTGGCACCCGTGGCGCCTGCCGCAGCGCCCGCAGTCGAGGAAACAGCCGAGGAAGTGGCACAGGAAGCCGAGGTCGTCGCATGA
- a CDS encoding FecCD family ABC transporter permease produces the protein MLAERPAPTALPPVRSGRVTVLFVVLAIALVALTVVGAGSGQLAVAPAEVVGSVLHRLGLDVGPLPSHPNGDAVLWTVRFPRVAMAVLVGAALATAGALMQGVFGNPLAEPGVVGVSSGAAVAASATIVFGLQALGPWTTAVAAFGGGLVATFLVYGLARSNGRTEVVTLVLTGVAINAVCGALIALLTFLADTQAREQIVFWQLGSLNGTRWAHVAVVAPFVAVGLAIAASRAHRLDLLALGERSARHVGVDVERLRLVAILAVALLTAAAVAFCGIIAFVGLVVPHLVRMAVGPAHRVLVPASALGGAVLLLAADLAARTAVAYADLPIGMLTALVGGPFFFWLIRRTRRQAGGWA, from the coding sequence CTGCTCGCGGAGCGCCCCGCCCCCACGGCGCTCCCGCCCGTGCGGTCGGGCCGGGTGACCGTGCTGTTCGTGGTCCTGGCGATCGCGCTCGTCGCCCTCACCGTCGTCGGCGCCGGGTCGGGGCAGCTCGCCGTGGCTCCCGCCGAGGTGGTGGGGTCGGTGCTGCACCGCCTGGGTCTGGACGTCGGCCCCCTGCCGTCCCACCCCAACGGCGACGCCGTGCTGTGGACGGTCCGCTTCCCGCGCGTCGCGATGGCCGTGCTGGTCGGCGCCGCCCTGGCGACGGCGGGCGCGCTCATGCAGGGCGTGTTCGGCAACCCGCTCGCCGAGCCGGGCGTCGTCGGCGTCTCCTCGGGGGCCGCGGTCGCGGCGTCGGCGACGATCGTGTTCGGGCTGCAGGCCCTCGGCCCGTGGACGACGGCGGTGGCCGCGTTCGGCGGCGGGCTCGTCGCCACGTTCCTCGTCTACGGGCTGGCCCGCTCGAACGGACGCACCGAGGTCGTCACCCTCGTCCTGACCGGCGTCGCGATCAACGCGGTGTGCGGCGCCCTCATCGCCCTGCTCACCTTCCTCGCCGACACCCAGGCACGCGAGCAGATCGTCTTCTGGCAGCTCGGCTCGCTCAACGGGACGCGGTGGGCGCACGTCGCCGTCGTCGCCCCGTTCGTGGCCGTCGGCCTCGCCATCGCCGCGTCCCGCGCGCACCGGCTCGACCTGCTCGCCCTCGGCGAGCGGTCCGCCCGCCACGTCGGCGTCGACGTCGAACGGCTGCGGCTCGTCGCCATCCTCGCCGTCGCGCTGCTCACCGCGGCCGCCGTCGCGTTCTGCGGGATCATCGCGTTCGTCGGCCTCGTGGTGCCGCACCTGGTCCGCATGGCCGTGGGGCCCGCGCACCGCGTGCTCGTGCCCGCGAGCGCCCTCGGCGGGGCGGTGCTGCTGCTCGCCGCCGACCTGGCCGCCCGCACCGCGGTCGCCTACGCCGACCTGCCGATCGGCATGCTCACCGCGCTGGTCGGCGGCCCGTTCTTCTTCTGGCTCATCCGCCGCACGCGCCGGCAGGCGGGGGGCTGGGCATGA
- a CDS encoding heme/hemin ABC transporter substrate-binding protein, which translates to MRPDHRPSPSPRRATATGPLAVLAALVAAALLAACGVVPGATARDAGADGAPTTPLADVEPLADPRAWQGEVVATTSDDGIDPVATDPAQTLPATVTDAQGTTVTVTDTSRILALDLYGSLSRIVFDLGLGEQVVGRDTSSTFDEIADRPLVTTHGHGLSAESILELAPTVILTDTTLGPWDVILQMREAGIPVVVLDSHRSLETSAALTTAVADALGVPEQGAALAERTQQEIDAVTAEIARLAPADPAAKLRVAFLYVRGQAGVYYLFGQGSGADSLITSLGATDVATEIGWSGMRPVNDEGMVSAQPDLLIMMSGGLESVGGVDGLLERLPAIAQTPAGKNRRIVAMDDSQVLAFGPASAGVLDALARAFYAPETLS; encoded by the coding sequence ATGCGCCCGGACCACCGTCCGTCGCCGTCCCCGCGCCGCGCCACCGCCACCGGACCGCTCGCCGTGCTCGCCGCGCTCGTCGCCGCCGCGCTGCTCGCCGCGTGCGGCGTCGTGCCGGGAGCCACCGCGCGCGATGCCGGAGCCGACGGCGCCCCGACGACGCCGCTGGCCGACGTCGAGCCGCTGGCCGACCCGCGTGCGTGGCAGGGCGAGGTCGTCGCGACGACGTCGGACGACGGGATCGACCCCGTCGCGACCGATCCTGCGCAGACGCTGCCGGCCACGGTCACCGACGCTCAGGGCACCACGGTGACCGTGACCGACACGTCCCGGATCCTCGCGCTCGACCTGTACGGGTCGCTGTCCCGGATCGTGTTCGACCTCGGGCTGGGCGAGCAGGTCGTCGGGCGGGACACGTCGTCGACGTTCGACGAGATCGCCGACCGGCCGCTCGTCACCACCCACGGCCACGGGCTGTCCGCCGAGTCGATCCTCGAGCTGGCGCCGACGGTCATCCTCACCGACACGACGCTCGGCCCGTGGGACGTGATCCTCCAGATGCGCGAGGCGGGCATCCCCGTCGTCGTGCTCGACTCGCACCGCAGCCTCGAGACCTCCGCCGCGCTCACGACGGCGGTCGCCGACGCGCTCGGCGTGCCCGAGCAGGGCGCGGCGCTGGCGGAGCGCACGCAGCAGGAGATCGACGCCGTGACGGCCGAGATCGCCCGGCTCGCGCCGGCGGACCCGGCCGCGAAGCTGCGCGTGGCGTTCCTCTACGTGCGTGGCCAGGCGGGCGTGTACTACCTGTTCGGCCAGGGCTCGGGCGCCGACTCCCTCATCACGAGCCTCGGCGCGACGGACGTCGCCACCGAGATCGGCTGGTCCGGGATGCGCCCGGTCAACGACGAGGGGATGGTCTCCGCGCAGCCCGACCTGCTCATCATGATGTCCGGTGGCCTGGAGTCGGTCGGCGGGGTGGACGGGCTCCTCGAGCGGCTGCCCGCGATCGCGCAGACACCCGCCGGGAAGAACCGCCGCATCGTCGCGATGGACGACTCGCAGGTGCTCGCGTTCGGCCCGGCCTCCGCCGGCGTGCTCGACGCGCTCGCCCGCGCCTTCTACGCCCCGGAGACGCTCTCGTGA
- a CDS encoding GNAT family N-acetyltransferase: MPIAVVPLTDLPAARRPEVARVFAAAYAQDLSTISSDRAGWAVALAPAFVPGVCFVALDGGSDADVLGLAACSHGSTRALRLDPRALRRGLGVVRGTFAFAVMRRTFHRPLPYPETTGYVECVATAPAARGRGVATALMEHLHGLPYDEFVLEVTDVNDGARRLYERLGYRELRRKRSRAPWLTGYREALYLGRSRGGETHPEISPD; the protein is encoded by the coding sequence ATGCCGATCGCCGTCGTGCCGCTGACCGACCTTCCCGCCGCGCGCCGCCCGGAGGTGGCGCGCGTGTTCGCGGCCGCGTACGCCCAGGACCTGTCCACGATCTCCTCGGATCGCGCCGGCTGGGCCGTCGCCCTCGCCCCGGCCTTCGTCCCCGGCGTGTGCTTCGTGGCGCTCGACGGCGGGAGCGACGCCGACGTGCTCGGGCTCGCCGCCTGCTCGCACGGTTCGACGCGGGCGCTGCGTCTCGACCCGCGGGCGCTGCGGCGGGGCCTCGGCGTGGTGCGCGGGACGTTCGCCTTCGCCGTCATGCGGCGCACCTTCCACCGGCCGCTCCCCTACCCGGAGACCACCGGCTACGTCGAGTGCGTCGCGACGGCGCCCGCGGCCCGTGGGCGCGGCGTCGCCACGGCGCTCATGGAGCACCTGCACGGGCTGCCCTACGACGAGTTCGTCCTCGAGGTCACCGACGTCAACGACGGCGCCCGGCGGCTCTACGAGCGGCTCGGCTACCGCGAGCTGCGCCGCAAGCGGTCCCGGGCGCCCTGGCTGACGGGGTATCGCGAAGCGCTGTACCTGGGCCGTTCCCGGGGCGGTGAGACACATCCTGAGATCTCACCCGACTGA